In Delphinus delphis chromosome X, mDelDel1.2, whole genome shotgun sequence, the DNA window CCTAAACAAGTTACCCAAATCTGAAAAGGCATATCACCACCTAGTGATCAAACCATTTATTGCACCTAAATGACCACTAAAATCACTCCTGAATACTTTCTGTAACCAGGCTGAATGAGGACCTAAGTGCCAAAAGAAATGCTATGTTCGTGGGAAGGCTATGCTCCAAGCACTGTATACTTTAGGGGGTAGACAAATCACCTGAGGTGGAACAGAAACTCAGAAATTCAGCCTGAGACCAACAGGGAATTCAGGAAGCcagtggaagacctaaatagctaTTTTAAAGAGCTTTAAGACTTCATGAGTTAGGTAGCAGACTGACTGTAGACTTCTGAACTGAGAAGCAAAATAAGAGAACAATTCTTACTGCAAGCATGAGCTAAGGATTCGTTAGGACATGGCAACGGATAAGGAAGAGGGTGAAGAAAAGGATTTATGGGTGTCCTCAAACTTCAGTCCTGAGGAAGGCAGGGCACATTCCTTGATGTTTGCCTCTTCAAAAAGaggacaaaaaaatataaaacaatgaggCAGTGCAGTATTGTAGACTGGAGTGAGACCTGGATTGCACTTCCAGCTCCACTGCCTACTAGATGTATGTCTCTGCAGGTAACTAAGATAACTTCACTGAAACTATGAAAACACATACCTATGTTGTAGAGATGTGTGGGCTAAAAACAAATGGGAAGTCTCTGCCACAGTAAGTGGGAAGCATATCAAACAGTGACCACTACAAACCTTTTTCCGGAAAATCGGCTTAGTCTGCCCACCATAGCCACTCTGCTTCCTGTCATAACGCCGCTTTCCTAGGAGAATGAAAATTATTTGTCAGGGTTTATCAAACATAACAAATCACAACCGACAAGTGGAAGTCTTCTCAGCGGTTTTATCTTGGGCTTTCCAGCAGAAATATCAATGCccaagtggggaagggagggaggactgGGCTCGTGTATTATATAACACAAATGCCGCATTAAAACCAAATCACGTATGCCCATCTTACCCTGGGCATACAGAGAATCCTTGCCCTTCTTGTACTGTGTCACTTTGTGGGGTTGGTGCTTGCCGCACTTCTTACAGAAAGTCCGGCGGGTTTTAGGAACGTTCACCTAGTAAATAAACCGTTCAGAACGCGCAGTATTATCAGACCAGCCGCACAAAACGCCCGACCCGACCCAGCTAAAGCTAAGGCATCCCACGAGGACTAAACTCTCAAACTCGCTAACACACAACGCTGACTGGAAGGTGGTCCGGCCCCATGTGCTTCAAATACAGCGGCCTCCGCCGAGCCCAAACTAAAACGAGAACATATTCACTTTACCGCTGGCTAAGTCTACCTCTTTGACCCCATCACTTCAGTTCCTGGCCCCGAAGCCCGGCCCCTTTGGGCTCGACCGCGGCAACACTGAGTTTCTTTGGTACAACGAGTCCACGTAGGAGCCTGGACGCATCCCGGGAAGGAACCATCAACCGGGAAGTAAAGATTAAACTGGATGTTGCCTGGCCGCCACCCCAAGCTCCTACCATGTTTGCGAGCGCGCTATCGGCACGGAAAGAGAGAGGCCTGGCCGGAAACGGAAGTATATAGGAGGTTTCTGGTCGCGCTTCCTCATGGGAGTCGGTGGGAACGACCATAGAGTTTAAGGCTCTGTGCGCCGCGCCCTCTGGCGGCTGAGAGGACTCGATTCAGGATCGCGGGCGCAGGCTTAAGGAAGGGC includes these proteins:
- the RPL36A gene encoding large ribosomal subunit protein eL42 gives rise to the protein MVVPTDSHEEARPETSYILPFPARPLSFRADSALANMVNVPKTRRTFCKKCGKHQPHKVTQYKKGKDSLYAQGKRRYDRKQSGYGGQTKPIFRKKAKTTKKIVLRLECVEPNCRSKRMLAIKRCKHFELGGDKKRKGQVIQF